A portion of the Periophthalmus magnuspinnatus isolate fPerMag1 chromosome 2, fPerMag1.2.pri, whole genome shotgun sequence genome contains these proteins:
- the LOC117383487 gene encoding protein jagunal homolog 1-B, with protein MASRAGPRASGTDGSDFEHRERVASHYQMSVALKSEIRKLNIVHLLLWILMAAQVTVSQLGLVSHKVVASPYQWEYPYLLSLVPTVFSFMALPRNNISYLVVSMISAGLFCVAPLLYGSMEMFPVAQQLYRHGKAYRFIFGFSAVSVMYLVIVIAVQVHGWQIYYSKKLLDQWFTSTQDKKRK; from the exons ATGGCTTCTCGAGCAGGGCCCAGAGCCTCGGGGACAGACGGCAGTGACTTTGAGCATCGTGAGCGCGTTGCCTCTCATTACCAGATGAG CGTGGCTCTGAAGTCTGAAATCCGAAAACTCAACATTGTTCATTTGCTCCTCTGGATTCTAATGGCCGCTCAG GTCACCGTGTCCCAGCTCGGCCTGGTTTCTCACAAAGTGGTGGCGTCTCCATACCAGTGGGAGTACCCGTACCTCTTAAGTCTGGTGCCCACCGTCTTCAGCTTCATGGCGCTGCCCCGGAACAACATCAGCTACCTGGTGGTGTCCATGATCAGCGCCGGGCTGTTCTGCGTAGCTCCCCTCCTTTacggctccatggagatgttccccGTGGCGCAGCAGCTGTACCGGCATGGGAAGGCCTACCGCTTCATCTTCGGCTTCTCCGCGGTGTCCGTTATGTACCTGGTCATCGTCATAGCAGTACAAGTACACGGCTGGCAGATCTACTACAGTAAGAAGCTGCTGGACCAGTGGTTCACCAGCACTCAGGACAAGAAGAGGAAATAG
- the nfkbiz gene encoding NF-kappa-B inhibitor zeta, whose amino-acid sequence MLLATLEHQWRQPPGFMGNLSPDTADCPFSEPWPVLDRRTTVKDLLKIRRQMVEDEIFLKRQVLEQCGTPDAPQHVDTEVNMAATHCYENSTWSYLSQDKPEFEVQMGPPDLCPEPMDPNPHTPLSFSAAPSSTPPMVQSEQASPVWSSEQVCPAPPMVPSEQVCPSPPMVPSGQTCPVGLGAGASLGSTLFHWQIQEQFKRIKAVPPEVLNMRDQDGDTPLHIAVAQGKRPLTYVVAAIMSANGTLDTPERNGQTALHIAAATNQPLIVSDLLEHGAQVYRRDTWGRSPLQVCVEKGHVESLVAMLNTLKTLGKEVDVDMVNYDSLTSLHMAVLSHNAVLRELRGLRRATGSCKERRHLLKTGEKLYKCIKALLENGASIVAKDEKSGRTSVHMAAEEANTDLLSLLLSHPSTPTVVNLQTYSGNTALHIVCALQDSKAQLEAVKMLMRSGADPGARNIENEFPYQLLPEGGAAERVRQVLRGKYLQM is encoded by the exons ATGCTGCTGGCCACGCTGGAGCACCAATGGAGACAACCGCCAGGGTTTATGGGAAATCTGAGCCCGGACACTGCAG ACTGTCCTTTCTCCGAGCCGTGGCCCGTGCTGGACAGAAGGACAACTGTGAAGGACCTGCTCAAGATCAGACGCCAGATG GTGGAGGATGAGATTTTCCTTAAGAGGCAGGTGCTTGAACAGTGCGGGACGCCAGACGCTCCTCAGCACGTGGACACAGAAGTCAACATGGCCGCCACTCACTGCTAT GAAAATTCTACTTGGAGCTATCTGTCCCAAGACAAGCCAGAGTTTGAAGTTCAAATGGGACCACCTGACCTGTGCCCGGAGCCCATGGACCCTAACCCTCATACCCCCCTTTCCTTCTCCGCcgctccctcctccacccctcccaTGGTCCAGTCTGAGCAAGCCAGTCCAGTCTGGTCCTCTGAGCAGGTCTGTCCAGCCCCACCCATGGTCCCCTCTGAGCAGGTCTGTCCATCCCCTCCCATGGTCCCCTCTGGGCAGACGTGTCCCGTGGGGCTGGGTGCAGGGGCTTCTCTGGGCTCCACTCTGTTCCACTGGCAGATTCAAGAGCAGTTCAAGAGAATCAAGGCTGTGCCCCCAGAAGTGCTCAACATGAGGGACCAAGACGGAGACAC CCCCCTGCACATTGCAGTAGCCCAGGGTAAACGGCCCCTAACTTATGTTGTTGCAGCTATCATGTCTGCAAATGGCACTCTGGACACTCCAGAGCGGAACGGACAG ACTGCACTGCACATAGCAGCTGCTACAAACCAACCCCTGATAGTGTCTGATCTGCTGGAGCATGGGGCACAGGTGTACAGGAGGGACACCTGGGGGCGCTCTCCTCtgcaagtgtgtgtggagaaggGCCATGTTGAAAGCCTTGTG GCCATGCTCAACACACTCAAAACTCTGGGCAAAGAAGTGGATGTGGACATGGTCAACTATGATA GTCTGACGTCGCTCCATATGGCGGTTCTGTCCCATAATGCCGTGCTCAGGGAGTTAAGGGGTTTGAGGCGGGCCACGGGCTCATGTAAAGAGAGACGCCATCTACTGAAGACGGGAGAGAAGTTATACAAGTGCATCAAGGCTCTGCTGGAGAACGGCGCCTCCATTGTGGCAAAG GATGAAAAAAGTGGTCGCACCAGTGTTCACATGGCCGCTGAGGAGGCCAACACAgatctcctgtctctgctcctgagcCACCCCTCCACCCCCACTGTGGTCAACCTGCAG ACGTACAGCGGGAACACGGCCCTGCACATCGTCTGCGCTCTGCAGGACTCTAAGGCTCAACTGGAGGCAGTGAAgatgctcatgaggagtggagCAGATCCAGGAGCCCGCAACATTGAGAACGAGTTCCCCTACCAGCTGCTGCCTGAAGGGGGCGCTGCCGAGAGG GTGCGGCAGGTGCTCCGGGGGAAGTATCTCCAGATGTAA